A window of Candidatus Eremiobacterota bacterium genomic DNA:
GAGCGACCCGTCGCTCGAGGTGGTCGGGATCGACTTCATGCCCCCGATGCTCGACGGCGCCCGCAGCCGGGCCAAGCGCGAGGACCCCGCCGGCCGCGCGCGGTTCGTCGAAGGCGACGTGACCCGGCTCGCGTTCGACGACGCCAGCTTCGACGGCGCGACGATGGGGTTCTCGCTGCGGAACGTCGTCGACGTCCCGGCGACGCTGCGCGAAGCGCGGCGCATTCTCAAGCCGGGCGCGCGCTTCGTGAACCTCGACGTCACCAAGCCGGCGAACCCGCTGGTGCGGCGCGCGTTCGGCGTCTACTTCTACGGCGTCGTCCCGCTGGTGGGCGGGATCGTCGGCGGCTCGAAGACCGCCTACCGCTACCTGCCGAACTCGCTGATCAACTTCCCCGACGCCGACGCGCTCGCCGAACGCTTTCGCGGCGCCGGCTTCCGCGAGGTGCGCACGATCCGGCTCGGCTTCGGCGCGATCGCGATCCACGCCGGGGTGGCTTGATGCTCGAGCGCGCGCCGGCCGGCCGCGATCTGTACGCGCTGGTCGAGGAGTACTTCCGCAGCTCGTTCGTGACCGGCAACGAGCTCATCACCGAGGCGGTGCGGCGGATGCTCGCAGCGGGCGGCAAACGGCTGCGGCCGCGCTGCACGCTGCTCGCCGCGGAAGCGGTCGGCGGGCGCGCGGAAGATCACTTGCGGCTGGCCGCGTTCATGGAGCTGATCCACGTCGCGACGCTGATCCACGACGACGTCGTCGACGGCGCGGCGACGCGGCGCGGCGTCAACGCGACCGCGGTCGACTTCGGCAACCGGATCAGCGTGCTCGCCGGCGACTATCTGTTCGCGTGGATCTTCAAGAACGTGACCGCC
This region includes:
- a CDS encoding class I SAM-dependent methyltransferase, whose amino-acid sequence is SDPSLEVVGIDFMPPMLDGARSRAKREDPAGRARFVEGDVTRLAFDDASFDGATMGFSLRNVVDVPATLREARRILKPGARFVNLDVTKPANPLVRRAFGVYFYGVVPLVGGIVGGSKTAYRYLPNSLINFPDADALAERFRGAGFREVRTIRLGFGAIAIHAGVA